Sequence from the Pedobacter sp. D749 genome:
CATCTTATGAGGCCCATTATAATATGGATATACCGGTGGGAACGCCATCAAGCAGTTCAAATGGCTGGGTGTATCCGGCTTTATTTAAATCAGGTCAGGTTTGGATGCTCCTCACCGAAGCAGATCTGGGACGGGGCTACTGCGGAACTTCCCTTGCTCAAAAATCGGTTAATAATGAGTATTTGGTTAATTTCCCTCAGCCAGCCGAAGGTATTCCTGGGGCCGCTATACTGCCTGAATCGGCTTTACCCTGGAAAACGCCCTGGAGAATTATGGCCATTGGCGATTTAAAGACTATTTCTGAATCAACCCTGGGAACTGATCTTGCCCAGCCAGCTATAGCAATGGATAAAGCATTTATTCAGCCCGGAAAGGCCGCATGGAGTTGGGTGCTCGAAAAAGATGCCGCAACAATCTATCCCGTGCAGAAAAAATATGTTGATTATGCGGCCAGCATGAACTGGCAATACAGTTTAATTGATGCTAACTGGGATGAAACGATTGGGTATGACTCTATTGCTGTGCTTGCCAAATATGCAAAAGAAAAACATGTTGGACTGCTCCTTTGGTACAATTCTGCAGGAAACTGGAATACCGTAAAATTTACGCCCAGAGATAAACTGTTAACTCATCAAAGCAGGATTCAGGAATTTGCCCGTTTAAAAGAAATGGGGATAAAAGGCGTGAAAATAGATTTTTTTGCCGGAGATGGACTGTCGATGATCAATTATTATCGGGATATTTTGGAAGACGCCGCAAGTTACCAATTACTGGTTAATTTTCACGGTGCCACGCTGCCAAGGGGATTACAAAGAACCTATCCTAATTTGATGACTACTGAAGCTGTATTTGGATATGAAATGATTTCCTTTGGCCAGGATGCAGCAAATAAGGCCCCTTCACATTCCGTGATGAGTGCAATGGTGCGAAATGTATTCGATCCAATGGATTTTACGCCAATGGTATTGTATAAAATTCCTGGAGTAAAACGGGTAACTACGTCCGCTTTTGAACTGGCCACTTCCGTTGTTTTCCTTTCCGGCATCCAGCATTTTGCAGAAACACCTTCCGGTATGTCTCATGTTCCGGATTTTGTTAAAACCTTCCTTATGGAATTGCCAGGCAACTGGGATGATACCCGGTTTATTGACGGTTACCCGGGACAATTTTATATCGTAGCCAGAAGAAGCGGCAAGAAATGGTATGTTTCTGGTATTAATGGCGAAAATAAACAAAGAGACTTATCGCTTAATTTAGCTTTCCTGGCGAATAAAAAAGCGAATTTGATTTTTTCAGAAGGATCTGATGAGGTTAATTTAAAATCTAAGGAAATAACAGTAGGTCACGATGGGAAATTGAGTTTAAGCTTAAAAGGGAACGATGGCTTTGTACTGGTTTTTGAAGATTAATCGAACCCTTAAGCATGTGATGAGATATGAGGAAGTGTTTTGACAGACTCCAATAGAAAAATCGTCATTGCGAGGCACGAAGCAATCTTAAAGCACACGCTAGTAGCGATCGTTGTAAGATTGCTTCGTCGGCTGAAAAGCCTTCTCGCAATGACGATTCCTCACAGTCTACAGTTCGTTAAAAATCCTCCTGTCCATTCATCTTGATTTTTATAAAATAAATTATCCCTCAGGATAACATTCTTTATTATAGTACAGACGCTATATTCTCTAATTGTAATCCCTGCTTTTAGTTAATTCCTTCAGCGATTGAAGATCATGTACAGGGCGCTCAATGTCAAATGGAATCTCCCTTTTACTAAACTGCTGAAAGTACAGCAGACAGGCATCTTTCCATATTTGTGCATCTCTCGACTGGGTTCTAAGTTTCGACTGTACTTCCTGAAACCGTTCCTTGTCTATTGCACCGTCCATTCTATCCCAGTCTTTTTGAAAAGACCTTACCTTATTAACACCCCGGTCATAACGAATACAGAGCTCAGTCCATAAATCATTTCCACTTTTTAATCGGTAAGACCATGGCACGTGGTGAAACCAGAGCAGATACATTTCCGGGCAGCTGGAGAGGTTATTAAAGGTTGAACTCAATGGCTCATGGTATTGGTCAACCGCATCACTTCCGTTACGGGTTCTGTCAAAACCAATTCCCTGCTCGTCCGCTTTATGGTAATATACTGAAGTCCAGTCCGCACGGATTTTATCATTAGAAAACCATGGCGCGGGTCCGTAATGGTGACCTTCCGCAAAAATATGGTGTAAACCCAGTGGCATCATATAATCAACGGCTGCATCTCTGCTTTCCATCATCATCCCCTGAACAGTTTTAGCAAATTTAGCGTCGGTCTTTTTTTCTTTTGAATCAAGAAAGGTTTGTTTAATCCATTCTGCAGCAATTACTTTGCTTTCAAGTTTATTATTCCATGCCAGTCTCCCAAATGCGTACCAGTTGGCTTGCGCAAAGGTGTGTCCGGTCCAGTTTACATCATTACCAATGTTAGCCACTCCAGCAATGGCGGTAAAATCAGTTTTGCTTAGTGAGCCATCGGTGCAGGCGGCAACAGTGCTGCCCTTCCCATATTGATAGGTATCACTATTTAAACACTCTTCCCATAATGTAGAAAGGAAAACAAGTTGCTTCGAGCCACCCAGGTACTCTTGGGTAATTTGAAATTCAGGCATAACGGGCGTTTTTGTCATTCCTCCAAATAAGGGACTGAAAGGTTCCCTTGGCTGGAAATCGAGTGGGCCATTTTTTACCTGTAAAATTACATTCTTCCTGAACGCTCCATCCAGCGGTAAAAATTCTTTATAAGCTTGTTTGGTTCTGTCCTCGGGAGATGGATTGTAAACAAAGGCACGCCACATCACAATCCCTCCGAAGGGTTCCAGCGCATCTGCCATCATATTGGCACCATCTACATGGGTTCTGCCATAATCCTGTGGTCCTGGTTGTCCTTCACTGTTTGCCTTCACCAGAAATCCTCCAAAATCAGGTATGAGGGCGTAAATTTCCTTTACTTTATCTTTCCACCATTGTTGAACCTGAGGATCTAACGGATCTGCTTTTTTTAATTTGCCTATAAGCACAGGCGAAGAAAAATTGACTGATAAATAAGTTTTTATCCCGTAAGGGCGTAAACGCTCAGCAATCGCACGTACTTTCTCTAAATAAGGTTTAGAGAGGATTTTGGCAGAAGCATTGACATTGTTTAAAACCGAACCATTAATGCCGATAGATGCATTTGCCCTTGCGTAAGCTGTCCATTTTTCTTTATCCTGTTCTGTAATACTCAATCCATTTTCTTTTTCTCCCCAGAATATTGAACGACCAGCATAACCTCTTTCGATGCTGCCGTCAAGGTTATCCCAATGGTTCAGGATTCTTCTGGAGTAGGAAGGGTTTGAAACGAACCTTCGGTTAGTAACGCCAAGATATTGACTTCTGAGCAGCTCGTAAGCGCCGTACAATAAACCCAGTTCTGTCCTGGCACTTATTGCAGATTCTTCCAGCTGAAATCCATCACCTTTAATTGCCGGATTGTCGCTAATCCTGAGGTTTAGAACCATATCCGGTTTTCCGCGCCAGCCTCTTTTAAGCTCAGCTATGGCGACATCTACCACAGGCGAGTGACCAGGGCCGGAAACGGTGACTTTAATATTGGAATTGCCTCTCAGCCACAGGGCCTGGCCATCCTCTGCTTTCAATAGCGTTGAACCACCTAATACCAACAATGCGATGATAATCAATTTATTTATATGTGCTTTCATTTTCCTGTTTTGATAATGCAAAGTTTATGCTGATAAAACCTTTAAGGCACA
This genomic interval carries:
- a CDS encoding glycoside hydrolase family 97 protein; this translates as MKITKILIGLIGLVIGAKASVAQTDQQRIFSPDKKLELVCSPKKLSYTVSYNGEQVLADSKLGLIREDDDFSKELTLIKISKPRMVSQDYTMVNAKKSSIIYKATQTTFEFRTSKGSRMNIIFNISNDGIAFRYEFPEQNKDLKRITKESTSFRFLTGTRAWMQPKADAQTGFEHTNPSYEAHYNMDIPVGTPSSSSNGWVYPALFKSGQVWMLLTEADLGRGYCGTSLAQKSVNNEYLVNFPQPAEGIPGAAILPESALPWKTPWRIMAIGDLKTISESTLGTDLAQPAIAMDKAFIQPGKAAWSWVLEKDAATIYPVQKKYVDYAASMNWQYSLIDANWDETIGYDSIAVLAKYAKEKHVGLLLWYNSAGNWNTVKFTPRDKLLTHQSRIQEFARLKEMGIKGVKIDFFAGDGLSMINYYRDILEDAASYQLLVNFHGATLPRGLQRTYPNLMTTEAVFGYEMISFGQDAANKAPSHSVMSAMVRNVFDPMDFTPMVLYKIPGVKRVTTSAFELATSVVFLSGIQHFAETPSGMSHVPDFVKTFLMELPGNWDDTRFIDGYPGQFYIVARRSGKKWYVSGINGENKQRDLSLNLAFLANKKANLIFSEGSDEVNLKSKEITVGHDGKLSLSLKGNDGFVLVFED
- a CDS encoding alpha-glucuronidase → MKAHINKLIIIALLVLGGSTLLKAEDGQALWLRGNSNIKVTVSGPGHSPVVDVAIAELKRGWRGKPDMVLNLRISDNPAIKGDGFQLEESAISARTELGLLYGAYELLRSQYLGVTNRRFVSNPSYSRRILNHWDNLDGSIERGYAGRSIFWGEKENGLSITEQDKEKWTAYARANASIGINGSVLNNVNASAKILSKPYLEKVRAIAERLRPYGIKTYLSVNFSSPVLIGKLKKADPLDPQVQQWWKDKVKEIYALIPDFGGFLVKANSEGQPGPQDYGRTHVDGANMMADALEPFGGIVMWRAFVYNPSPEDRTKQAYKEFLPLDGAFRKNVILQVKNGPLDFQPREPFSPLFGGMTKTPVMPEFQITQEYLGGSKQLVFLSTLWEECLNSDTYQYGKGSTVAACTDGSLSKTDFTAIAGVANIGNDVNWTGHTFAQANWYAFGRLAWNNKLESKVIAAEWIKQTFLDSKEKKTDAKFAKTVQGMMMESRDAAVDYMMPLGLHHIFAEGHHYGPAPWFSNDKIRADWTSVYYHKADEQGIGFDRTRNGSDAVDQYHEPLSSTFNNLSSCPEMYLLWFHHVPWSYRLKSGNDLWTELCIRYDRGVNKVRSFQKDWDRMDGAIDKERFQEVQSKLRTQSRDAQIWKDACLLYFQQFSKREIPFDIERPVHDLQSLKELTKSRDYN